The Lucilia cuprina isolate Lc7/37 chromosome 5, ASM2204524v1, whole genome shotgun sequence genome includes a window with the following:
- the LOC111682658 gene encoding RNA polymerase II elongation factor Ell, translated as MTNSIASAKCPSILTSGKYGMSQRHSIIDDSKEYIFVKFTDSAFRAIEEYQRNAQSKRLPKGQCAKIQFSGNTGVIQFPPTADASTTNGSADGRKFGFAIDDVEGSLECIQQSGADLDVLGSLSYRMRIHANDDVYDTTRTKMAIAEETEKSKCIREIKPNQKDIGRKVKRPVSAASIQAYTNGTTSNSSSSLLNGLSNGNSSNSISSSINGSSSYLSNSSNNHINSSSSNSNSRNKLSASTLNQHSPPSGGAGGGGGGGGVGVGVNGSRLLTNASSLRSSPNPSLIGGSGTVGSGNGNSSTNRYGSPSNLPSSNLPSLSTNMTNGIGGYSPPGSATNINHMSSSLHPQAKKANMGNGVNSRGNGSAAAGGTAAKGSVGTNGKVNGLSNGKTLDVSRRKIRERLIHLLALKPFKKPELYSRLTNEGLAQRERQLISTILKDISTLSRDNTYNLKRSMWNDVDENWPFFSEQEIQQLKRRKPQNLTPPMSSDAGSSTSGQSPTSSTHTGSPPPLVATANMNGGVGGGGMKRTSLEPDLYDGALTLGMQSKKQRISHYKKDGTSSSSSNGSSLINSSNMGAGARMGMGGGSSGGGGGGSAYNQNHRSSSAAYSPHNYNTGNTNNGNDENSGNSDLTFNVLNNMDEFIQHTAVVGGDSTFAGRSKTTAANSSKISPSISSSNSNNNSSSTSSTNAKEKRNSGGSSSSSSGYGSNRESSSTSSTSSTASSNSSAAMRRKNSPTPYANNFVPETKISSNSNGSSSNSRLNKQQQQRQQQQQQQSSPSYTNNNNNNINNHHLHKASNSSNSVISSMNEDYSPPIINHNTNTSSSRSRHQSTSSGTTTTTNGRKGESSSTSSSGKHSRSSTPTQKHFNKHHSSNSSKNNSATTNIQQQLHNNCTNNNNHHKTLQQQQEDQQALYNAARTPPQTASHSSQQREQQEHSSPTQQIAAAASTFSLTNHSTSSGDAPRYDFSSYTPITSIEQRRKYKTEFESDYDEYRKLLAQIESVGHRFRQLADRLSRVQQGCIDYYNIKEQIVSEYNRIRQEEAINRDKQRFDYLHEKLAHIKQLVMDYDKKLTSGLAAPTTNTTSTNQQQQQQQPETLNQQQQTTVTNTSAHLSPMLQSSGESNHSPPLVIMNPTTVNGGGGGSAAVNSKSSSSSSSHGKKSSKHHQKNNHQQQQQHMQLQQQEHYQQHHEPETIQMDDEDDDDDDDDEEETSMQYHQHNSYNGNGGGGVVVGNNHLNHPQHVTNPATLTHSSKRKHQQQQHELQQQQQQQQHYQPITSTESQQQNHNHNNNNNDSDSDSDSSSSSSSNDDDNSDDDNSDASEDDDDDNSDDDDDSNDDDNDNQ; from the coding sequence ATGACAAATTCGATTGCGTCTGCAAAATGCCCGTCTATCCTAACGTCCGGCAAATATGGTATGTCACAGCGTCACAGCATTATCGATGATTCCAAAgagtatatttttgttaaatttactgATTCGGCATTTCGTGCAATTGAGGAATATCAGCGTAACGCTCAATCGAAACGTTTACCAAAAGGACAATGCgccaaaatacaattttctggAAATACTGGCGTTATACAATTTCCACCCACAGCTGATGCTTCAACGACCAACGGATCAGCCGATGGACGTAAGTTCGGTTTTGCCATCGATGATGTTGAGGGCTCGCTGGAATGTATACAACAGTCGGGAGCCGATTTGGATGTATTGGGATCTCTTAGTTATCGTATGCGCATTCATGCCAATGATGATGTCTACGATACGACAAGAACAAAAATGGCCATTGCCGAGGAGACGGAGAAGAGTAAGTGTATACGTGAGATTAAACCTAATCAGAAAGACATTGGACGAAAGGTGAAAAGGCCCGTCTCGGCTGCTTCTATACAGGCCTATACGAATGGTACGACATCAAACTCGTCGTCATCACTTTTAAATGGTCTTAGTAATGGTAATAGCAGCAACAGCATTAGTAGTAGCATTAATGGCAGCAGTAGTTATTTAAGTAATAGCAGCAACAACcacatcaacagcagcagtagTAATAGTAATAGTCGTAATAAATTATCAGCATCAACGCTCAATCAACACTCACCGCCATCAGGTGGTGCTGGCGGTGGTGGCGGCGGCGGAGGGGTTGGAGTGGGTGTTAACGGTTCACGTTTGTTAACAAATGCCTCCTCTCTACGCTCTTCCCCCAATCCGTCTCTAATAGGTGGCAGTGGTACCGTAGGCAGTGGCAATGGCAATAGTAGTACTAATCGCTATGGCAGTCCTTCAAATCTTCCCTCTTCCAACTTACCCTCGCTGTCTACAAATATGACAAATGGCATTGGTGGTTATTCCCCACCGGGATCTGCCACTAACATCAATCATATGTCGTCTTCGCTGCATCCGCAGGCCAAGAAAGCGAATATGGGTAACGGTGTAAACAGCAGAGGCAATGGCTCAGCAGCCGCAGGAGGCACTGCCGCTAAAGGTTCTGTCGGCACTAATGGCAAAGTGAATGGACTCTCGAATGGCAAAACTCTTGATGTCTCAAGAAGGAAAATCCGCGAACGTCTGATACACTTGTTAGCTTTGAAGCCTTTCAAAAAACCCGAACTCTATTCAAGGTTAACGAATGAGGGTTTGGCTCAACGGGAGCGACAACTGATCAGTACGATACTCAAAGACATATCGACACTGTCGCGCGACAATACCTACAACCTGAAACGTAGCATGTGGAATGATGTTGATGAAAATTGGCCATTTTTCTCGGAACAAGAGATCCAACAATTGAAAAGACGTAAGCCTCAGAATCTAACACCACCTATGAGCTCAGATGCCGGTAGTTCAACGTCGGGTCAAAGTCCGACTTCATCTACACATACGGGGAGCCCGCCTCCATTGGTGGCAACAGCCAATATGAATGGAGGTGTAGGTGGTGGCGGCATGAAACGAACTAGTCTAGAGCCAGATTTATATGATGGGGCCTTAACCTTGGGTATGCAATCGAAAAAACAACGTATAAGCCATTACAAAAAGGATGGAACtagcagtagtagtagtaatgGTAGTAGTTTAATAAATAGCAGCAATATGGGCGCTGGCGCAAGAATGGGTATGGGAGGAGGAAGTAGTGGCGGCGGTGGTGGTGGTTCTGCATATAATCAAAATCATCGATCCTCATCTGCAGCTTACTCTCCCCACAACTACAATACAGGCAATACAAATAATGGCAACGACGAGAATTCTGGAAATTCTGATTTAACATTTAATGTGCTCAATAATATGGATGAGTTTATACAGCATACGGCTGTGGTGGGAGGCGATTCGACATTTGCCGGACGTAGTAAAACTACAGCGGCTAATAGTAGTAAGATATCACCATCAATTAGCAGCAGTAATAGTAATAACAACAGTAGTTCAACGTCCTCAACGAATGCTAAAGAAAAACGTAACTCTGGCGGAAGTAGTAGTTCATCCAGTGGTTACGGCAGTAATCGTGAATCTTCGTCAACGTCATCCACATCATCCACAGCGTCATCAAACTCCTCTGCTGCCATGCGACGTAAAAATTCCCCAACGCCATATGCTAATAATTTTGTGCctgaaactaaaatttcttcaaaCTCCAACGGTAGCAGCAGCAATAGTAGGTTGaacaaacagcaacagcaaagacaacaacaacaacaacagcagtcaTCTCCTAgctacacaaacaacaacaataataacattaataatCATCACCTTCATAAAGCAAGCAACAGCAGTAATAGTGTCATATCCAGCATGAATGAAGACTATTCACCACCAATAATAAACCACAATACAAATACATCATCTAGCCGTTCACGGCACCAATCAACCTCATccggaacaacaacaacaacaaatggtCGTAAAGGTGAATCTTCATCGACGTCGTCGTCGGGTAAACATTCAAGATCTTCAACGCCGACTCAAAAGCATTTTAACAAACATCATAGTAGTAACAGCAGTAAAAATAATTCCGCTACGACTAATATTCAGCAACAGCTGCATAATAATTGTACTAATAATAACAATCATCATAAAACACTGCAACAGCAACAGGAAGATCAGCAAGCGCTGTACAATGCTGCTCGAACACCGCCCCAAACTGCCTCGCATTCTTCGCAACAAAGAGAACAACAGGAACACTCTTCGCCCACACAACAAATTGCCGCCGCTGCCTCGACATTTTCGTTAACCAACCACTCCACATCATCGGGAGACGCACCTCGCTATGATTTTAGCAGTTACACGCCCATAACCAGCATCGAACAGAGGCGCAAATACAAGACTGAATTTGAGAGTGACTACGATGAGTATCGTAAACTTTTGGCACAAATCGAAAGTGTTGGACATCGGTTTCGTCAATTGGCCGATCGTTTAAGTCGTGTACAACAGGGTTGTATCGATTACTATAACATTAAGGAACAAATTGTTTCCGAATACAATCGCATACGCCAAGAAGAGGCCATAAATCGCGATAAACAGAGATTTGATTATTTGCACGAAAAATTGGCACACATTAAACAGTTAGTTATGGATTATGATAAGAAATTGACCAGTGGTCTGGCGGCGcctacaacaaacacaacatccactaatcaacaacaacagcaacaacaaccagaGACACTaaaccaacagcaacaaactaCAGTTACAAATACATCAGCTCATCTATCTCCAATGCTACAAAGCAGTGGTGAGAGCAATCATTCACCACCGTTGGTGATAATGAATCCTACAACTGTtaatggtggtggtggtggtagtgCGGCTGTAAATTCTAAGAGTTCTTCGTCATCATCTTCCCATGGCAAAAAGAGTTCAAAACATCATCAGAAAAATaatcatcaacagcagcagcaacatatGCAACTGCAGCAACAAGAACATTATCAACAACACCATGAACCTGAAACGATACAAATGGATGATGaggacgacgatgatgatgatgatgatgaagaagaaaCATCAATGCAATATCATCAACATAACTCCTACAATGGTAATGGTGGAGGTGGTGTTGTTGTTGGCAATAATCATTTAAATCACCCACAACATGTTACAAATCCTGCAACTTTAACACATTCTAGTAaaagaaaacatcaacaacaacaacatgaactgcagcagcaacaacaacaacaacaacactatcaGCCAATAACATCAACAGAATCACAGCAACAAAATcacaatcataataataataataatgattccGATTCAGATAGTGATTCAAGCTCATCATCTTCATCCAACGATGATGACAACTCAGATGATGATAATTCGGATGCCtctgaagatgatgatgatgataactccgatgatgatgatgattccaacgatgatgataatgataacCAATGA